A window of the Planctomycetia bacterium genome harbors these coding sequences:
- a CDS encoding autotransporter domain-containing protein codes for MLTIRKIGRRFPTLTAAVFFAVCFGWSAAADAQYVVTSATDNGLGNTAGTLSNAILQANATGGTITFNLLPAANNTVTLTGSMYGITANVGAITIDGGGVTIDGQGQYQAFVVNSSINIVNFKNLTINRGLAQGGAGGNGNGGGGGGLGGGGAIYVDQQATAGIGIQNVNFTNNVAAGGAGGSANGTANGGAGGNFNQNNTNASATHNTSPAGTGGGAGAISTGNGTAGGYGGGGGGGSTGANTVATGNGGGSGGLSNHGGNGGNGLGGALFIGNGSTVTIQGGTVFAANNTATGGAAGAGTTTANNGTAGPGLGGAIYIGTFNPNPINLSTAVFDTSGADISVLGDIYSNGNVRVEGGNAVVNFLGTTFMSTAGTTTVTNGTLNGTTASIVGTVINNSHVSFTQTGLGAFNGALSGSGDVTLLGSGTVVYTSGSTFTYTGDTNVNNGTLVLDTTIASTDINVGPSGTLIIGNAVPVNLDITGIFDPFANGIGTTTVANNVTFRPGSQTFITINSTGNTQGVNNDVINTNNTNILGGTVKVQTSGGVYNPGTQYIFLNSVMPITTMGFTGATTDSAFLGADLFYLTNSVGFTLTRNATTYESAAVTANQQQVAAYLDANSANAMGDFGTVLNNLNTLSTSGAQTAFDQMSGAIYGTAGRMGIQQTSLMYLMLRRGARGNEEIGTEEVHADGRIAGEGSAGDESIQLVNFTDDQRPKLVPVLRVRKQRRHIWNAWSTSYGTLTNDIGNGVNAAAGRFGSFGTLTSAYRYLDDGLKVGVFGAYNHLNLRLTAPLQSANSDDYQLGSYLRGDDGTSYFLAASSIGYDNYQSHRNISFAQINRQAVGDYDGMQTTGYFEIGRKQQMWPFDLEPFVALQYTYLRQNSFVESGADSINLAIPGIDSNSLRSLLGSRAAIDIITLAGAPLKGEFLFAWMHENLGANTQIRSTFAGVGGATFATDGVNFGRNWTVLGAGLTWAPSENTALAANYDALLNPETTFHLVSGSFQYRW; via the coding sequence ATGCTCACGATTCGAAAAATCGGCCGCCGATTTCCGACGCTTACGGCGGCGGTATTCTTCGCGGTTTGTTTCGGATGGTCGGCGGCGGCCGATGCGCAGTACGTCGTCACGTCAGCCACCGACAACGGCTTGGGGAACACTGCAGGCACGCTCAGCAATGCGATTTTGCAAGCCAACGCCACCGGGGGCACGATCACCTTTAATTTGCTTCCCGCTGCGAACAATACGGTGACCTTGACCGGTTCGATGTACGGCATCACGGCCAACGTGGGAGCGATCACGATCGACGGCGGCGGGGTCACGATCGACGGCCAAGGGCAGTACCAAGCGTTCGTGGTCAATTCCTCCATCAATATCGTGAACTTCAAGAACTTGACGATCAACCGAGGCTTGGCGCAAGGCGGAGCCGGCGGCAACGGCAACGGCGGCGGCGGCGGCGGTCTCGGCGGCGGCGGTGCAATCTACGTCGATCAACAAGCTACGGCGGGGATCGGCATTCAGAACGTCAACTTCACGAATAACGTTGCAGCCGGTGGTGCAGGAGGGAGCGCCAACGGGACCGCCAACGGCGGCGCCGGCGGCAATTTCAATCAAAACAACACCAACGCTTCCGCAACGCACAACACTTCGCCTGCCGGAACCGGAGGGGGCGCCGGTGCGATCAGTACGGGCAACGGTACGGCCGGCGGATACGGCGGCGGCGGCGGCGGCGGAAGCACCGGCGCAAATACCGTGGCTACCGGTAACGGCGGCGGCAGCGGTGGGCTTTCCAATCATGGCGGCAACGGCGGCAACGGCCTCGGCGGCGCGCTGTTCATCGGCAACGGGAGCACGGTGACGATTCAAGGGGGCACCGTATTCGCAGCCAACAATACGGCGACCGGAGGTGCCGCGGGAGCAGGAACGACCACGGCCAATAACGGCACGGCAGGGCCCGGGCTCGGCGGCGCTATTTACATCGGCACGTTCAACCCGAACCCGATCAATCTCTCGACGGCGGTCTTCGATACTTCCGGAGCGGACATCTCGGTCTTAGGAGATATCTACTCCAACGGCAATGTTCGCGTCGAAGGTGGAAATGCCGTGGTGAATTTTCTCGGCACGACGTTTATGAGCACGGCCGGCACCACGACCGTGACCAACGGCACGCTTAACGGCACGACCGCCAGCATCGTCGGCACGGTCATTAACAACTCGCATGTCAGCTTCACGCAGACGGGCCTCGGTGCTTTCAACGGTGCGCTGAGCGGCTCGGGCGACGTTACCCTCTTAGGAAGCGGTACGGTCGTTTACACTTCGGGGAGCACGTTTACCTATACGGGGGATACGAACGTCAACAACGGCACGTTGGTCCTCGACACGACGATCGCGAGCACGGACATCAATGTCGGACCCAGCGGCACGTTGATCATCGGCAATGCGGTTCCGGTGAATCTCGATATCACCGGCATTTTCGATCCCTTCGCGAACGGCATCGGTACGACGACCGTGGCGAATAACGTCACGTTCCGGCCCGGCTCCCAAACGTTTATCACCATCAACAGCACCGGCAATACGCAGGGCGTCAACAACGATGTGATCAACACCAACAACACCAACATCCTCGGCGGCACGGTCAAGGTGCAGACTTCCGGCGGAGTCTACAATCCGGGAACGCAGTATATTTTCTTGAATAGCGTCATGCCGATCACCACGATGGGTTTCACGGGCGCCACGACGGACTCGGCGTTCTTAGGCGCCGATCTCTTTTATCTCACGAACTCCGTGGGATTCACCCTCACGCGCAACGCGACCACTTATGAAAGCGCCGCCGTCACGGCCAATCAGCAACAAGTCGCCGCTTATCTCGATGCCAACAGCGCCAACGCGATGGGAGATTTCGGCACGGTGCTCAACAACCTCAATACGCTCTCTACGAGCGGCGCGCAAACCGCGTTCGATCAGATGAGCGGCGCGATCTACGGCACCGCCGGACGCATGGGGATTCAGCAGACGTCGTTGATGTACCTGATGCTCCGCCGCGGAGCGCGCGGCAACGAAGAAATCGGCACCGAAGAAGTGCATGCCGACGGTCGGATCGCCGGCGAAGGTTCCGCCGGCGACGAATCGATTCAACTCGTCAACTTCACCGACGATCAACGGCCGAAACTCGTGCCGGTGTTGCGCGTGCGGAAACAACGCCGCCATATTTGGAACGCTTGGTCGACCTCGTACGGCACGCTCACCAACGACATCGGCAACGGGGTCAATGCCGCGGCCGGAAGGTTCGGCTCGTTCGGCACGTTGACGTCGGCCTATCGCTATCTCGACGACGGCTTGAAGGTCGGCGTGTTCGGTGCTTACAACCACTTGAACTTACGCCTGACGGCACCTCTGCAATCCGCCAACTCCGACGACTATCAGCTCGGCTCGTACCTTCGCGGCGACGACGGCACTTCCTATTTTCTCGCCGCCAGTTCGATCGGTTACGACAACTATCAATCGCACCGTAATATCTCGTTCGCCCAGATCAATCGGCAAGCCGTCGGCGACTACGACGGAATGCAAACGACCGGCTATTTCGAAATCGGCCGCAAGCAGCAGATGTGGCCGTTCGATCTCGAACCGTTCGTCGCACTGCAATACACGTATCTACGCCAAAACAGCTTCGTCGAAAGCGGGGCGGATTCGATCAACCTCGCCATCCCGGGAATCGATTCCAACTCGCTCCGCAGCTTGCTCGGTTCGCGGGCCGCGATCGATATTATCACGCTCGCCGGCGCTCCGTTGAAAGGAGAGTTTCTGTTCGCTTGGATGCATGAGAACCTTGGCGCCAACACGCAGATCCGGTCGACGTTCGCCGGAGTCGGCGGAGCCACGTTTGCGACCGACGGCGTGAACTTCGGCCGCAACTGGACCGTGCTCGGTGCCGGTCTGACGTGGGCTCCGAGCGAGAACACGGCGTTGGCCGCCAACTACGACGCCTTGCTCAACCCGGAGACGACGTTCCATCTCGTTTCGGGCAGCTTCCAATATCGCTGGTAA
- a CDS encoding TraB/GumN family protein produces the protein MVRRLIASRIARTGVTISCALLIATLAVAADAPTKTEPTSKTPTTTKESGAKEAAKPAEKPAAKKKDEPQFLRVLRDAKDVPTSLDTAVVRYTATEGKYAGATVDLIGAVHVGDKSYYRKLNKLFAGYDSLLYELLAPKGTRIPKGGKGGSAHPVGMMQQGMTDVLGLAYQLEEVDYTKKNFVHADMSPDEFSDKMEERGESWMSMMFKMMGQGIAMQADNAGKGGGSPEMEMLFAIFDDNRELKLKRALAKQFENMETMMSAFEGEEGSTIITERNIAAFKVLAEELNDGKKKIGVFYGAGHLADMDERLIKEFGLKRESTEWLTAWQMSDPVKKPAKPAKPKPAKKQAAE, from the coding sequence ATGGTTCGACGCCTGATCGCATCGAGAATCGCACGAACCGGTGTAACGATCTCCTGTGCGCTGCTCATCGCCACGCTCGCCGTCGCGGCCGATGCTCCGACGAAGACCGAGCCGACCTCGAAGACGCCGACAACCACGAAAGAATCTGGCGCTAAAGAAGCAGCGAAGCCCGCAGAGAAGCCCGCGGCCAAGAAGAAAGACGAGCCGCAATTTCTCCGGGTCTTGCGCGACGCCAAGGATGTGCCGACTTCGCTCGATACGGCCGTCGTCCGCTATACGGCGACCGAAGGGAAATACGCCGGCGCGACGGTCGATCTGATCGGAGCGGTGCATGTCGGCGATAAGTCTTACTACCGCAAGCTCAACAAGCTCTTCGCCGGCTACGACTCGTTGCTCTATGAATTGCTCGCGCCGAAAGGGACGCGCATTCCTAAAGGGGGCAAAGGGGGCAGCGCTCATCCGGTCGGCATGATGCAGCAAGGGATGACCGATGTTCTCGGCCTTGCTTACCAATTGGAAGAGGTCGACTACACGAAGAAGAACTTCGTCCATGCCGATATGTCGCCCGACGAATTCTCCGACAAGATGGAGGAGCGCGGCGAAAGTTGGATGTCGATGATGTTTAAGATGATGGGCCAAGGGATCGCAATGCAAGCAGACAACGCCGGCAAAGGAGGCGGCAGCCCGGAGATGGAAATGCTGTTCGCCATCTTCGACGACAACCGCGAGTTGAAGCTGAAGCGCGCCTTGGCGAAGCAGTTCGAGAACATGGAAACGATGATGTCGGCCTTCGAAGGAGAAGAAGGCTCGACGATCATCACCGAGCGAAACATCGCGGCCTTCAAGGTCTTGGCCGAGGAGTTGAACGACGGCAAGAAGAAGATCGGCGTCTTCTACGGTGCCGGACACCTCGCCGACATGGACGAGCGGCTCATCAAGGAGTTCGGCCTGAAGCGCGAGTCGACCGAATGGCTCACCGCTTGGCAGATGAGCGATCCGGTGAAGAAGCCCGCCAAGCCCGCCAAGCCGAAGCCGGCCAAGAAGCAAGCCGCCGAGTAA
- a CDS encoding DJ-1/PfpI family protein — protein sequence MPKVLLPIGDATETLDTFYPVFRLPEDGYECVVAGPEARWYHTVMHEIPPDAAIPWDITRESPAYHIQATVAFRDVNPEEYAGLFLSGGRAPEYLRYDPDLLRITRHFFEAGKPVASVCHGIEILTAAGVLKGRRVTTVAKCKLDADQGGGIYVNEPCVVDGNLVSGRTWHDNTPLLRTFIRMLKVMQG from the coding sequence ATGCCTAAAGTCTTATTGCCGATCGGGGATGCTACCGAGACGCTCGATACCTTCTATCCCGTCTTTCGACTTCCGGAAGATGGCTACGAGTGCGTGGTCGCAGGGCCCGAGGCGCGCTGGTATCACACCGTCATGCACGAGATCCCGCCCGATGCTGCGATTCCCTGGGACATCACGCGCGAAAGTCCCGCGTACCATATTCAAGCAACGGTCGCTTTTCGCGACGTGAACCCCGAAGAATACGCAGGCCTGTTCCTCTCCGGCGGGCGCGCCCCGGAATACCTGCGCTACGATCCGGACCTGCTGCGCATTACGCGGCATTTCTTCGAAGCCGGCAAGCCGGTCGCGAGCGTTTGCCACGGCATCGAGATCCTCACGGCCGCCGGAGTGCTGAAAGGGCGTCGCGTGACGACCGTGGCGAAGTGCAAGCTCGACGCCGATCAGGGGGGCGGAATTTACGTCAACGAGCCGTGCGTCGTCGATGGAAACCTCGTCAGCGGCCGGACATGGCACGACAACACCCCGCTGCTCCGGACGTTTATCCGCATGCTCAAGGTCATGCAAGGATAG
- a CDS encoding BBP7 family outer membrane beta-barrel protein: MSIQHLFRRITLAFGILLAVSQTATAQGIANSVSEPEFVPYVEDLQLFEQPDFSSYGQGVRAPEGWWGSVEYLNWTVSAPHKVPLGNPNIPVQNVYGQQGRTAQTGTAPLVTITQTTFITTTVPVTTVLPTIPPTTTISFTILVTSFTTQVLQNGQTPSNPAVVGPDSAVLGPTAGGYTAAALISPIRQTNSMDTGIFQSDFTSGGRFEFGRINDNRGWMVSSFNLGTQTQTSDTTNVSINFANQPIGFVDIAGPNTTPTAGALTNTAFLGDGYDDDLDGDTVYGRNGRDRGTQAGQNFNPPLDGIPDRENPGTLQIPVDYDDATTLPTVFTSIHVENRTQVFGAEAMRLWRLDPSPRGGIWELYAGARYLDVDDTFNVEGTVDNSNPRYYLNPLGDTRFSTNAANHIFGGQIGSRWFRQTDRWQVSIETRFFAAANFQNVHQSGSFGSYNNTVVPGTNPANTVPFRDEVINMQIPNTFNSAINQTVFTPAGEIRFNLKYQVFRKVYLQLGYTALYADGIARASKMVSYTLPGLGIRADQNKDGLFMNGINIGVVINR, translated from the coding sequence ATGTCTATCCAACATCTCTTCCGCCGGATCACGCTTGCCTTCGGCATTCTGCTCGCCGTCTCCCAGACGGCGACTGCCCAAGGCATCGCCAACTCCGTATCCGAACCGGAATTCGTCCCGTATGTCGAAGACCTGCAACTCTTCGAACAGCCGGACTTCAGTTCCTACGGTCAGGGCGTGCGAGCGCCGGAAGGCTGGTGGGGGAGCGTGGAGTATTTGAACTGGACCGTCAGCGCGCCGCACAAGGTGCCGCTCGGCAACCCGAACATCCCGGTTCAAAACGTTTACGGTCAACAGGGCCGGACGGCGCAAACCGGCACGGCGCCGCTCGTAACGATCACCCAGACCACGTTCATCACGACCACGGTTCCCGTTACGACCGTGCTTCCTACGATCCCTCCGACGACGACCATTTCGTTTACGATTTTGGTGACCTCGTTTACCACCCAAGTACTGCAGAATGGACAAACCCCATCCAACCCTGCGGTGGTTGGCCCAGATAGTGCCGTCTTAGGCCCGACGGCCGGCGGCTATACTGCCGCTGCGCTAATCAGCCCGATCCGCCAAACCAACTCGATGGATACCGGAATCTTTCAATCCGATTTCACGAGCGGGGGGCGCTTTGAATTCGGGCGCATCAACGACAATCGCGGTTGGATGGTCAGCTCGTTCAACTTGGGAACCCAAACTCAGACCTCGGATACGACGAATGTTTCCATCAACTTCGCCAATCAGCCGATCGGCTTCGTCGATATCGCAGGGCCGAACACCACCCCGACGGCCGGAGCGCTCACGAACACGGCATTTCTCGGCGACGGTTACGACGACGATCTTGACGGTGACACCGTGTACGGACGTAACGGTCGTGACCGCGGCACGCAAGCCGGCCAGAACTTCAACCCTCCGCTGGATGGCATCCCCGATCGTGAAAACCCGGGCACGCTGCAAATCCCCGTCGACTATGACGACGCTACGACGCTGCCGACCGTCTTCACTTCCATCCATGTCGAAAACCGGACGCAGGTCTTTGGAGCGGAAGCGATGCGATTGTGGCGGCTCGACCCGAGCCCACGCGGCGGGATTTGGGAGTTGTACGCCGGTGCTCGCTATCTGGATGTCGACGACACCTTCAACGTCGAAGGGACCGTCGATAACAGCAACCCACGCTACTATTTGAATCCGCTCGGCGATACGCGATTCAGCACGAACGCGGCCAACCATATCTTCGGCGGACAAATCGGAAGTCGCTGGTTCCGTCAAACCGATCGGTGGCAGGTCAGCATCGAGACTCGCTTCTTCGCCGCCGCCAACTTCCAGAACGTGCATCAATCCGGTTCGTTCGGATCGTACAACAACACCGTGGTGCCGGGTACAAACCCCGCGAACACGGTCCCGTTCCGCGACGAAGTCATCAACATGCAAATTCCGAACACGTTCAACTCGGCGATCAACCAAACGGTCTTCACGCCTGCCGGGGAAATCCGGTTCAACTTGAAGTACCAAGTCTTCCGTAAGGTCTACCTGCAACTCGGCTACACCGCCTTGTATGCCGACGGCATCGCTCGGGCCAGCAAGATGGTGAGCTATACGCTGCCCGGCCTCGGCATCCGAGCAGATCAGAACAAGGACGGCTTGTTCATGAACGGTATCAACATCGGCGTGGTGATCAACCGCTAA
- a CDS encoding PIG-L family deacetylase translates to MPDAPLRLLVVVAHPDDAEFHSGGLMTLYRSLGHDVKIVTVTNGDSGHHEQTGPALTARRRLEAAAAAKVIGATSEVWDFPDGRLQPTLEVRFRLIAEIRSFQPDLVLTHRNNDYHPDHRAVGDVVRDASYMVTVPNIVPDVPIVRKDPVVAFVPDRFTKPYPLQADVIVDVTRCFEKIVEMLACHRSQMFEWLPYNQNELAEVPLGEAGRRHWLRDKYVARLRPQLERYRSEVVAAYGAERSKKIEWIEPYEISEYAAPLTPALRKKLFPFVP, encoded by the coding sequence ATGCCTGATGCTCCTCTCCGTCTCTTAGTCGTCGTAGCGCATCCCGATGACGCCGAGTTTCATAGCGGCGGCCTGATGACGTTGTACCGCTCGCTCGGACACGACGTGAAAATCGTGACCGTCACCAACGGCGACTCGGGCCATCACGAACAAACCGGTCCCGCGCTCACGGCGCGTCGCCGACTCGAAGCCGCGGCCGCTGCCAAAGTCATCGGCGCGACGAGCGAAGTCTGGGACTTTCCGGACGGCCGCTTGCAGCCGACGCTCGAAGTTCGCTTCCGTCTCATCGCCGAGATCCGCAGCTTCCAGCCCGATCTCGTTCTGACGCATCGCAACAACGATTACCATCCCGATCATCGAGCCGTCGGCGACGTCGTGCGCGACGCTTCGTATATGGTCACCGTTCCGAACATCGTTCCCGACGTTCCGATCGTGCGCAAAGATCCGGTCGTGGCATTCGTCCCGGACCGGTTCACGAAGCCGTATCCGTTGCAGGCCGATGTCATCGTCGACGTGACGCGGTGCTTCGAGAAGATCGTCGAGATGCTCGCTTGCCATCGTTCGCAGATGTTCGAGTGGCTGCCGTACAACCAAAACGAATTAGCGGAAGTCCCGCTCGGCGAAGCAGGTCGACGCCATTGGCTGCGCGACAAATACGTGGCCCGACTCCGACCGCAACTCGAACGCTATCGTAGCGAAGTGGTCGCCGCTTACGGTGCCGAGCGCAGCAAGAAGATCGAATGGATCGAGCCGTACGAGATCAGCGAATACGCCGCTCCGCTCACACCGGCGCTGCGCAAGAAGCTGTTCCCGTTCGTGCCGTAA
- the rsmA gene encoding 16S rRNA (adenine(1518)-N(6)/adenine(1519)-N(6))-dimethyltransferase RsmA yields MSQRQTLSYLSKRLAEVGIKPKSKHGQNFLIDLNLLGIIAATAKLEPTDVVLEVGTGTGGLTALVAPQVAEVVTVEVDPQMHQLASEELIDCENVTLHLGDALESKHRVDEDVLDLLRAKLAVDPRRRLKLVANLPYNIATPLISNLLAGSLVPATMTVTIQKELAERICAAPSTKDYGALSVWVQSQCTAEVVRTMAPSVFWPQPKVDSAILQITLDEARRAKIFDLAYFHRFSRTLFMHRRKFLRSSLVASFKESLSKPEVDEVLRELGFGETSRAEELTVEQILRLAEAFQRAQAKHGSTGQIGEPASDGSDGDASTDGDDD; encoded by the coding sequence ATGTCTCAACGCCAAACACTGAGTTACTTATCGAAACGCTTGGCCGAGGTCGGCATTAAGCCGAAGTCGAAGCATGGGCAAAACTTTCTTATCGATCTGAATCTGCTCGGTATCATCGCCGCGACCGCGAAGCTGGAGCCGACCGATGTCGTGCTGGAAGTCGGCACGGGAACCGGCGGACTCACGGCGCTCGTCGCTCCGCAGGTGGCCGAAGTGGTCACCGTGGAAGTCGATCCGCAGATGCATCAATTGGCGAGCGAGGAGTTGATCGATTGCGAGAACGTGACGCTGCATCTCGGCGATGCGCTGGAGAGCAAGCACCGTGTCGATGAAGACGTGCTCGACTTATTGCGGGCGAAGCTCGCGGTCGACCCGCGCCGCCGGCTGAAGCTGGTGGCGAACTTGCCGTACAACATCGCGACACCGCTGATCTCGAATCTGTTGGCCGGTTCGCTCGTGCCGGCGACGATGACCGTGACGATTCAAAAAGAACTCGCCGAACGGATCTGCGCCGCCCCTTCGACGAAAGACTACGGCGCACTGAGCGTGTGGGTGCAAAGCCAGTGCACCGCCGAGGTCGTGCGCACCATGGCGCCGAGCGTGTTTTGGCCGCAGCCGAAAGTCGATTCGGCGATCTTGCAGATCACGCTCGACGAAGCGCGACGGGCGAAGATCTTCGACCTCGCATACTTCCATCGCTTCTCGCGCACGCTCTTCATGCACCGACGCAAATTCCTGCGCTCGTCGCTGGTCGCCTCGTTTAAGGAGTCGCTCTCGAAGCCCGAGGTCGACGAGGTGCTGCGCGAACTGGGCTTCGGCGAAACGAGCCGCGCTGAAGAGTTGACGGTCGAACAAATCCTGCGGCTTGCCGAAGCGTTTCAGCGGGCGCAAGCCAAGCACGGGTCGACCGGGCAAATCGGCGAACCCGCAAGCGATGGCTCGGACGGCGACGCGAGCACGGACGGCGATGACGACTAA
- the xseA gene encoding exodeoxyribonuclease VII large subunit, producing the protein MSQPYEEPIDAEDPTQEAVWSVGELTLHLKDLLETSFPAVWVSGEISNFSRPSSGHCYFTLKDEQAQIRAVMWRGTATRLKFDLHDGLEVVCFGGVDVYAPRGSYQLVVSKLEPKGIGALELALRKLKEKLAAEGLFDHERKRPLPTFPRRIAFVTSPTGAAVRDFLEVLRRRWNGADVIVVPTRVQGEGAAAEIAAAIAKVNRLPLGVDVLVVGRGGGSLEDLWCFNEEAVVRAVAGSRIPVVSAVGHEIDVTLGALAADVRALTPSEAAELVVPSQQAIQAAVDERQRRLVAALRNKAVAARQRLTQLSQRRVFRAPTEWIRDRAQRLDELGLRSGRAMKHRLQIQRGKLDGWAGKLESLSPLGVLARGYSVTQRAADGTLVRDAAQLQPGELIRTRLADGELLSRVEQVET; encoded by the coding sequence ATGTCGCAGCCCTACGAAGAACCGATCGACGCCGAAGACCCGACGCAGGAAGCGGTTTGGAGCGTCGGGGAATTGACGCTGCACTTGAAGGACCTGCTCGAGACGAGCTTTCCGGCCGTTTGGGTTTCGGGAGAGATCTCGAACTTCTCGCGGCCGTCGTCGGGCCATTGCTACTTCACCCTGAAAGACGAGCAGGCGCAGATTCGGGCGGTGATGTGGCGCGGGACGGCGACCCGACTCAAATTCGATCTCCACGACGGACTCGAAGTCGTCTGCTTCGGCGGGGTCGATGTCTATGCTCCGCGCGGCTCGTATCAACTAGTCGTCTCGAAGCTCGAGCCGAAGGGAATCGGGGCGCTGGAGCTGGCGCTGAGGAAGCTGAAAGAAAAGCTCGCGGCCGAAGGGTTGTTCGACCACGAACGGAAGCGACCTTTGCCGACGTTCCCGCGGCGGATCGCTTTCGTGACGAGTCCGACGGGAGCCGCGGTGCGCGACTTTCTCGAAGTCTTGCGGCGACGCTGGAACGGTGCCGATGTGATCGTCGTGCCGACGCGTGTGCAAGGAGAAGGGGCCGCGGCGGAAATCGCGGCGGCGATCGCGAAGGTGAATCGGTTGCCGCTCGGGGTCGATGTGCTGGTCGTCGGTCGCGGAGGAGGAAGCCTCGAAGATCTCTGGTGCTTCAACGAAGAAGCGGTCGTTCGCGCCGTGGCCGGTTCGCGCATTCCGGTCGTCTCGGCGGTCGGGCACGAGATCGACGTGACGCTCGGCGCTCTCGCGGCCGATGTACGCGCGCTGACGCCGAGCGAAGCGGCCGAGCTGGTCGTTCCCTCGCAACAAGCGATTCAAGCCGCGGTCGATGAACGGCAGCGGCGGCTCGTCGCAGCGCTCCGAAACAAAGCGGTCGCCGCACGACAACGACTCACGCAGCTCAGTCAGCGCCGCGTCTTTCGCGCGCCGACGGAATGGATTCGAGATCGGGCACAACGGCTCGATGAGCTCGGACTCCGTTCGGGTCGCGCGATGAAACACCGACTCCAGATCCAACGAGGCAAGCTCGATGGTTGGGCAGGGAAGCTCGAATCGTTGAGCCCGTTGGGCGTGTTGGCGCGCGGCTATAGCGTGACGCAGCGCGCCGCTGACGGGACGCTGGTGCGCGACGCGGCGCAGCTGCAACCGGGAGAGTTGATTCGCACGCGGCTCGCCGACGGAGAATTGCTGAGCCGCGTGGAGCAGGTTGAGACTTGA
- the holA gene encoding DNA polymerase III subunit delta, which translates to MAAKASAESASTGALDFLADSNGGDVPAVVALYGDEAFLKRLALERLKQRIGGAGEAEYSVTELAGPQAVPRDVFDELSTLSLFGGGRRVVVIDEADKFVTDYRPQLEDYVAKPSKAGVLILDVDTWPSNTRLYKAVAASGLNLECKAPTGTALVKWLVAWSKTRHRAKLETDAAESLVDLVGAELGLLDQELAKLASAAGEKPIGVELVDQYVGTWRTKTAWEMIDAVVDGHAPTAIKQLDKLIGAGEHPIALLAQMASTFRRFASAVRLLEQAERRKQRVVARQILEQAGFKSFVMEKAERQWRQLGRIRAGNLYQMLLEADLALKGRASQPARARLVLEQFIAKLSTAGDPRKN; encoded by the coding sequence GTGGCTGCCAAAGCTTCCGCCGAATCCGCTTCGACCGGCGCGCTCGACTTCCTCGCCGATTCCAACGGCGGCGACGTTCCGGCCGTCGTCGCGCTCTACGGCGACGAAGCGTTTCTCAAGCGGCTCGCTTTAGAACGGCTCAAGCAGCGCATCGGCGGAGCGGGCGAGGCCGAATACAGCGTCACCGAGCTCGCCGGTCCGCAAGCCGTGCCGCGCGACGTGTTCGACGAGCTCAGCACCTTGTCTCTCTTCGGCGGCGGCCGGCGCGTCGTCGTCATCGACGAGGCCGATAAGTTCGTCACCGACTATCGTCCGCAGCTCGAAGACTACGTCGCCAAGCCGTCGAAAGCCGGCGTCCTCATCCTCGACGTCGACACCTGGCCCTCGAACACGCGGCTTTACAAAGCGGTCGCCGCGTCGGGCCTGAACCTCGAATGCAAAGCGCCGACCGGTACGGCGCTCGTCAAATGGCTCGTCGCCTGGTCGAAGACCCGGCATCGGGCCAAGCTCGAAACCGACGCCGCCGAATCGCTGGTCGACTTGGTCGGCGCCGAGCTCGGCCTCTTAGATCAAGAGCTCGCGAAGCTCGCTTCGGCAGCCGGCGAGAAACCGATCGGCGTCGAACTCGTAGATCAGTACGTCGGCACGTGGCGCACGAAGACCGCTTGGGAAATGATTGATGCCGTCGTCGACGGACACGCTCCGACGGCGATCAAGCAACTCGACAAACTCATCGGAGCCGGCGAGCATCCCATCGCGCTCTTGGCGCAAATGGCTTCGACCTTCCGCCGCTTTGCGAGTGCCGTCCGCCTGCTCGAACAAGCGGAGCGCCGCAAGCAACGGGTCGTCGCACGACAGATCTTGGAGCAAGCCGGCTTCAAGTCGTTCGTGATGGAAAAAGCCGAACGCCAGTGGCGACAGCTCGGCCGAATCCGTGCCGGCAACTTGTATCAAATGCTGCTCGAAGCTGATCTCGCCCTGAAAGGCCGCGCGTCGCAACCGGCCCGAGCCCGGCTGGTGCTCGAGCAATTCATCGCCAAACTCTCGACCGCCGGCGACCCGCGCAAGAATTGA